From Lagenorhynchus albirostris chromosome 15, mLagAlb1.1, whole genome shotgun sequence, one genomic window encodes:
- the PRSS22 gene encoding brain-specific serine protease 4, which produces MVVPETLPALGRHYLSIVTSLLLLAAPATLAAAKTAGPPACGKPQHLNRIVGGEDSTDAEWPWLVSIQKNGTHHCAGSLLTNRWVVTAAHCFKGHPNKPALFSVLLGAWQLGNPGPRSQEVGIAWVKLHPAYSWKKGARADIALVHLEHAIQFSERILPICLPDSSVHLLPDTNCWVAGWGSIHDGVPLPNPRTLQKLKVPIIDSAVCSRLYWRGAGQGAITEDMLCAGYLEGERDACLGDSGGPLMCQVERTWLLAGVISWGEGCAERNRPGVYISLAAHRSWVQKIVQGVQLRGHSQGSGPTGRRGRALGARRARRAARGRRV; this is translated from the exons ATGGTGGTTCCCGAGACTCTCCCTGCCCTGGGGAGGCACTACCTCAGCATTGTAACCTCCCTGCTGCTTCTGGCTGCTCCAG CCACCCTAGCTGCTGCCAAGACAGCTG GTCCCCCAGCCTGTGGAAAGCCCCAACACCTGAACCGAATCGTGGGTGGTGAGGACAGCACCGATGCTGAGTGGCCCTGGCTTGTGAGCATCCAGAAGAATGGCACCCACCACTGTGCAGGCTCCCTGCTCACCAACCGCTGGGTGGTCACGGCCGCCCACTGCTTCAAGGG CCATCCGAACAAACCAGCCCTGTTCTCTGTGCTGCTGGGGGCCTGGCAGCTGGGGAACCCCGGCCCGAGGTCCCAGGAGGTGGGTATTGCCTGGGTGAAGCTCCACCCTGCGTACTCCTGGAAGAAAGGCGCCCGTGCTGACATCGCCTTGGTGCACCTGGAGCACGCCATCCAGTTCTCTGAACGCATCCTGCCCATCTGCCTGCCTGATTCCTCCGTCCATCTCCTTCCGGACACCAACTGCTGGGTTGCTGGCTGGGGGAGCATCCACGATGGAG tgCCCCTGCCCAACCCTCGGACCCTCCAGAAGCTAAAGGTTCCCATCATCGACTCAGCAGTCTGCAGCCGCCTGTACTGGCGGGGAGCCGGGCAGGGCGCCATTACGGAGGACATGCTATGCGCCGGCTACCTGGAGGGGGAGCGGGACGCCTGTCTG GGCGACTCCGGAGGCCCCCTGATGTGCCAGGTCGAGCGCACCTGGCTGCTGGCGGGCGTCATCAGCTGGGGCGAGGGCTGTGCGGAGCGCAACCGGCCTGGCGTCTACATCAGCCTAGCCGCCCACCGCTCCTGGGTACAGAAGATCGTGCAAGGGGTGCAGCTCCGCGGGCACTCGCAGGGTAGCGGGCCCACAGGACGCCGGGGACGGGCTCTGGGGGCGCGGCGAGCTCGCAGGGCCGCCCGGGGCCGCCGGGTTTAG